In a single window of the Papaver somniferum cultivar HN1 chromosome 8, ASM357369v1, whole genome shotgun sequence genome:
- the LOC113303130 gene encoding nicastrin-like, whose product MAMKHHFVLLFLISQLHLSFSASDQVNTLESVPDLEQSMYLTVNGYPCVRLLNLSGEIGCANPGREKVVAPVLRYKNIEHIDQSSSILIQLDDMMDLMRRLSNDTGLARKVAGVLVESSTKLQNESKGFSPVEKFSQAEFSPYQKLNYEWNPLGSSIMWNSYNFPIFLLDEDSTAVLQKIADKNEKNKQAYKVDVAEFNLVMQTTKSGTHDSESCLKQQSCLPLGGYSVMSSLPPIDVSSTQKPKSIVLAMASIDSASFFRDKSPGADSPLSGMISLVAAVDALSHLGDLDELNKQLVFLFFTGEAWGYLGSRRFLAELDMGTDAVHGLNSSLIEMVLEIGSVGKGFSQGVSSFFTHASRDLPATKKTLDAFRHAHNSLRSDSINISMASSSNPGIPPSSLMAFMRKNPLTSGVVLEDFDSAFSNKFYHGQLDDLSNIDSKSLVAAASLVARTLYILASDGKILNTTKLISINVNSSLVDELLGCLLTCEPGLSCALVKGYITPTSTCPNHYVGVILGPPLSTPYVEDLRDTSRFLWNFLAEKTSKPRKENSTICSKDCSSKGGVCIRAETDGKGTCVLSTTRYIPAYSTRLKFDTGIWNLLPANASDVMGMVDPVWTESFWSEIGLRAYTVQNAAYDRFVLLGGISVTVLAYLAMIVTKAIVTKALKRD is encoded by the exons ATGGCCATGAAACATCATTTTGTGCTTCTGTTCTTAATTTCTCAGCTTCATCTTTCTTTCTCAG CTTCGGACCAGGTCAATACTCTGGAGTCAGTTCCTGATCTTGAGCAGTCAATGTATTTGACAGTTAATGGATATCCCTGTGTCCGGTTGCTGAACCTTTCTGGTGAAATTGGTTGTGCTA ACCCTGGCCGTGAAAAAGTTGTTGCTCCAGTGCTGAGATACAAGAACATTGAGCACATTGATCAATCATCTTCGATTTTGATCCAGCTAGATGATATGATGGATTTAATGAGAAG GCTATCAAATGATACAGGATTAGCGAGGAAAGTAGCTGGTGTTTTGGTTGAATCTAGCACCAAACTCCAAAATGAGTCAAAAG GATTTtcacctgttgaaaaattttcaCAGGCTGAATTTTCTCCATACCAGAAGCTCAATTATGAATGGAACCCTCTT GGATCCAGTATCATGTGGAATAGCTACAACTTTCCCATTTTCTTACTGGATGAGGATAGCACGGCTGTCCTGCAGAAG ATTGCTGACAAGAATGAGAAGAACAAGCAAGCATATAAAGTAGATGTGGCTGAGTTCAATCTTGTAATGCAG ACGACGAAGTCAGGAACTCATGATTCAGAATCTTGTTTGAAACAACAGTCTTGTCTGCCCTTAGGTGGATACAG TGTGATGTCTTCACTTCCACCGATTGATGTTTCCTCTACACAAAAGCCCAAATCCATAGTACTGGCAATGGCATCAATAGATTCTGCATCTTTTTTCCGTGATAAAAGTCCTGGCGCAGATTCCCCTTTATCT GGAATGATTTCGTTGGTAGCCGCAGTTGATGCTCTTTCTCATCTTGGTGACTTGGATGAGCTTAACAAACAG CTTGTTTTTCTGTTCTTCACTGGTGAAGCCTGGGGTTACCTAGGTAGCCGGAGATTTCTTGCTGAATTGGATATGGGAACAGATGCTGTTCATGGTCTTAACAGCTCACTGATTGAGATG GTTTTGGAAATTGGATCTGTAGGTAAAGGATTCAGTCAAGGGGTCAGCTCATTTTTTACACATGCATCCAGG GATTTACCAGCAACAAAGAAAACACTGGATGCCTTTCGTCATGCTCATAATTCGCTAAGATCAGATAGCATCAATATCTCAATGGCTAGTAGTTCAAATCCTGGGATACCTCCATCATCACTAATGGCATTTATGAGAAAG AACCCTTTGACTTCAGGAGTCGTCTTGGAAGACTTCGATTCTGCATTTAGCAACAAGTTTTATCACGGCCAATTAGATGATTTAT CAAATATCGACTCCAAGTCCTTAGTTGCCGCTGCTTCACTAGTTGCTCGCACCCTTTACATTCTCGCCAGTGATGGCAAGATATTGAATACGACAAAACTGATTTCGATCAACGTGAATTCTTCTCTTGTAGACGAACTGTTGGGATGTTTATTGACATGTGAACCAGGTCTTTCTTGTGCACTGGTGAAGGGTTATATTACACCCACCAGTACATGTCCTAACCATTATGTTGGTGTTATTTTGGGTCCACCTTTGTCAACTCCATATGTCGAGGATTTGCGCGATACATCTCGATTTTTGTGGAATTTTCTCGCCGAGAAAACCTCTAAACCGAGGAAAGAAAACAGTACTATCTGCTCAAAAGATTGCAGCAGTAAAGGTGGAGTTTGTATTAGGGCAGAAACAGATGGAAAGGGCACTTGTGTTTTGTCTACAACCAG GTATATACCAGCATACTCGACTCGTTTGAAATTTGATACTGGAATATGGAACTTGCTACCTGCAAATGCATCTGATGTTATGGGGATGGTGGACCCTGTCTGGACGGAGAGCTTTTGGAGTGAGATTGGGCTTCGAGCTTACACAGTCCAGAATGCAGCTTACGACCGCTTCGTCCTTCTTGGAGGAATAAGTGTTACGGTTTTGGCTTACTTAGCAATGATAGTGACAAAAGCTATCGTGACTAAAGCCCTAAAACGGGATTGA